In one Perca fluviatilis chromosome 7, GENO_Pfluv_1.0, whole genome shotgun sequence genomic region, the following are encoded:
- the bcam gene encoding basal cell adhesion molecule isoform X2 — MDGITFGRASLLCTLLLWAFQVCSGSVTVNVTPKVEVLKDDTAKLPCTYTVSPSSSNTVVEWYIEEQGTRKRVAFTQGGQGKSDDGTVLTGRVTIGQDFTLTISSVQTSDELVFFCQVTAGPAGVGDAATMLKVFFAPEKPELTKPSSQAITAGETTSSEIGTCVTKNGHPQPRIIWFKDDKPLPEVKDRKEKTYMIPSVVKEASGLSTVKSTLYMQPTKADKDSVFQCTVEYSMPGNQNPKKVSNTITINLNYPSEKATFSLLNTSPVKEGDTVTMKCETDGNPQPEFDFTKDEKDTNGQGGVLLLKSVKRTDSGVYTCRATDFDNLEADLSGTITLTVNYIDPVSISPAQPQVVMLGDKVEWQCKTKASAGHTVQWKKGSEVLSQDGMLSIQDVSYDKAGEYMCVGAVPSVPGLIAQASVNLTVKGKPMIETPAVGEVGKEGDMVTLKCSAYGYPAPQFTWKPSGKESVSVEGNKVVSTMTLQATAAVMKDGATCEVSNQHGTDTKTVMVSLKRVDNMADRVLLSGNPVLTSADKQQGGSSGVVIAVVVCVLLLLLMVALIYFLNKKSKLPCSKKDKKEVASGEVNNDIVVEMKTDKANEEAGLLNKRPSTEQ, encoded by the exons TTTGTAGTGGTTCTGTGACCGTGAATGTGACTCCTAAAGTGGAGGTGTTGAAAGATGATACTGCCAAACTGCCCTGCACATATACCGTCTCACCATCATCAAGCAACACTGTTGTTGAGTGGTACATT GAGGAGCAGGGAACCAGGAAGCGTGTGGCTTTTACCCAGGGTGGTCAGGGAAAAAGCGATGACGGCACCGTTCTGACCGGGCGGGTCACTATCGGACAGGACTTCACCTTGACCATCTCCTCGGTTCAAACCTCCGATGAGCTCGTCTTCTTCTGCCAGGTCACCGCTGGCCCGGCTGGGGTTGGAGATGCCGCCACGATGCTCAAAGTCTTCT TTGCTCCAGAGAAGCCAGAGCTCACCAAGCCGTCAAGTCAGGCTATTACGGCAGGAGAGACTACCAGCTCTGAG attggtACCTGTGTGACGAAGAACGGACATCCCCAGCCAAGAATTATCTGGTTTAAAGATGACAAGCCCCTACCTGAGGTCAAGGACAGGAAAGAGA AGACCTACATGATTCCCTCGGTGGTGAAGGAGGCCTCCGGTCTCTCTACCGTCAAGAGCACATTATACATGCAGCCCACCAAGGCAGACAAGGACTCTGTGTTCCAGTGCACCGTGGAGTACAGCATGCCAGGAAACCAGAACCCAAAGAAGGTGTCCAACACCATCACCATCAACCTCAACT ATCCGTCTGAGAAAGCGACTTTTTCTCTACTCAACACTAGTCCAGTCAAAGAGGGCGATACTGTTACCATGAAGTGTGAGACTGATGGAAACCCTCAGCCCGAGTTTGACTTTACTAAAGAT GAAAAAGACACCAATGGTCAGGGTGGTGTCCTGCTGCTGAAGTCTGTCAAGCGCACAGATAGTGGTGTGTACACGTGCAGAGCCACAGACTTCGATAACCTGGAGGCTGACCTGAGTGGAACGATCACCCTCACTGTCAACT ATATCGACCCAGTGAGCATCAGCCCTGCCCAACCTCAAGTCGTCATGCTTGGAGACAAAGTGGAGTGGCAGTGTAAAACCAAGGCCTCTGCTGGACACACTGTTCAGTGGAAAAAG GGCTCTGAGGTGCTCTCACAGGACGGCATGCTGTCAATACAAGATGTTTCCTATGATAAAGCTGGAGAGTACATGTGTGTTGGAGCTGTGCCATCTGTGCCAGGACTAATAGCCCAGGCCAGCGTGAACCTCACTGTCAAAG GAAAGCCGATGATTGAGACTCCTGCCGTTGGAGAGGTGGGGAAGGAAGGAGACATGGTGACTCTGAAGTGCTCGGCCTACGGCTATCCTGCCCCTCAGTTCACCTGGAAGCCCTCAGGAAAAGAG TCAGTGTCAGTGGAAGGGAACAAGGTTGTGAGCACCATGACCCTACAAGCCACGGCCGCGGTCATGAAGGACGGGGCGACCTGCGAGGTCTCCAACCAGCACGGAACAGATACCAAGACCGTCATGGTATCTCTCAAAAGAG TTGACAACATGGCTGACAGAG TGCTGCTCTCTGGAAACCCTGTGCTTACATCAG CTGACAAGCAACAGGGAGGCTCCAGCGGGGTGGTTATAGCCGTGGTGGTGTGCGttctgctgctcctgctgatggTGGCTCTCATCTACTTCCTGAACAAGAAGAGCAAGCTGCCCTGCAGCAAGAAGGACAAGAAGGAAGT GGCCAGTGGTGAGGTGAACAACGACATTGTGGTGGAGATGAAGACAGACAAGGCCAACGAAGAGGCCGGTCTCCTCAACAAGAGACCGTCCACAGAACAG TGA
- the bcam gene encoding basal cell adhesion molecule isoform X5 — protein MDGITFGRASLLCTLLLWAFQVCSGSVTVNVTPKVEVLKDDTAKLPCTYTVSPSSSNTVVEWYIEEQGTRKRVAFTQGGQGKSDDGTVLTGRVTIGQDFTLTISSVQTSDELVFFCQVTAGPAGVGDAATMLKVFFAPEKPELTKPSSQAITAGETTSSEIGTCVTKNGHPQPRIIWFKDDKPLPEVKDRKEKTYMIPSVVKEASGLSTVKSTLYMQPTKADKDSVFQCTVEYSMPGNQNPKKVSNTITINLNYPSEKATFSLLNTSPVKEGDTVTMKCETDGNPQPEFDFTKDEKDTNGQGGVLLLKSVKRTDSGVYTCRATDFDNLEADLSGTITLTVNYIDPVSISPAQPQVVMLGDKVEWQCKTKASAGHTVQWKKGSEVLSQDGMLSIQDVSYDKAGEYMCVGAVPSVPGLIAQASVNLTVKGKPMIETPAVGEVGKEGDMVTLKCSAYGYPAPQFTWKPSGKESVSVEGNKVVSTMTLQATAAVMKDGATCEVSNQHGTDTKTVMVSLKRADKQQGGSSGVVIAVVVCVLLLLLMVALIYFLNKKSKLPCSKKDKKEVASGEVNNDIVVEMKTDKANEEAGLLNKRPSTEQ, from the exons TTTGTAGTGGTTCTGTGACCGTGAATGTGACTCCTAAAGTGGAGGTGTTGAAAGATGATACTGCCAAACTGCCCTGCACATATACCGTCTCACCATCATCAAGCAACACTGTTGTTGAGTGGTACATT GAGGAGCAGGGAACCAGGAAGCGTGTGGCTTTTACCCAGGGTGGTCAGGGAAAAAGCGATGACGGCACCGTTCTGACCGGGCGGGTCACTATCGGACAGGACTTCACCTTGACCATCTCCTCGGTTCAAACCTCCGATGAGCTCGTCTTCTTCTGCCAGGTCACCGCTGGCCCGGCTGGGGTTGGAGATGCCGCCACGATGCTCAAAGTCTTCT TTGCTCCAGAGAAGCCAGAGCTCACCAAGCCGTCAAGTCAGGCTATTACGGCAGGAGAGACTACCAGCTCTGAG attggtACCTGTGTGACGAAGAACGGACATCCCCAGCCAAGAATTATCTGGTTTAAAGATGACAAGCCCCTACCTGAGGTCAAGGACAGGAAAGAGA AGACCTACATGATTCCCTCGGTGGTGAAGGAGGCCTCCGGTCTCTCTACCGTCAAGAGCACATTATACATGCAGCCCACCAAGGCAGACAAGGACTCTGTGTTCCAGTGCACCGTGGAGTACAGCATGCCAGGAAACCAGAACCCAAAGAAGGTGTCCAACACCATCACCATCAACCTCAACT ATCCGTCTGAGAAAGCGACTTTTTCTCTACTCAACACTAGTCCAGTCAAAGAGGGCGATACTGTTACCATGAAGTGTGAGACTGATGGAAACCCTCAGCCCGAGTTTGACTTTACTAAAGAT GAAAAAGACACCAATGGTCAGGGTGGTGTCCTGCTGCTGAAGTCTGTCAAGCGCACAGATAGTGGTGTGTACACGTGCAGAGCCACAGACTTCGATAACCTGGAGGCTGACCTGAGTGGAACGATCACCCTCACTGTCAACT ATATCGACCCAGTGAGCATCAGCCCTGCCCAACCTCAAGTCGTCATGCTTGGAGACAAAGTGGAGTGGCAGTGTAAAACCAAGGCCTCTGCTGGACACACTGTTCAGTGGAAAAAG GGCTCTGAGGTGCTCTCACAGGACGGCATGCTGTCAATACAAGATGTTTCCTATGATAAAGCTGGAGAGTACATGTGTGTTGGAGCTGTGCCATCTGTGCCAGGACTAATAGCCCAGGCCAGCGTGAACCTCACTGTCAAAG GAAAGCCGATGATTGAGACTCCTGCCGTTGGAGAGGTGGGGAAGGAAGGAGACATGGTGACTCTGAAGTGCTCGGCCTACGGCTATCCTGCCCCTCAGTTCACCTGGAAGCCCTCAGGAAAAGAG TCAGTGTCAGTGGAAGGGAACAAGGTTGTGAGCACCATGACCCTACAAGCCACGGCCGCGGTCATGAAGGACGGGGCGACCTGCGAGGTCTCCAACCAGCACGGAACAGATACCAAGACCGTCATGGTATCTCTCAAAAGAG CTGACAAGCAACAGGGAGGCTCCAGCGGGGTGGTTATAGCCGTGGTGGTGTGCGttctgctgctcctgctgatggTGGCTCTCATCTACTTCCTGAACAAGAAGAGCAAGCTGCCCTGCAGCAAGAAGGACAAGAAGGAAGT GGCCAGTGGTGAGGTGAACAACGACATTGTGGTGGAGATGAAGACAGACAAGGCCAACGAAGAGGCCGGTCTCCTCAACAAGAGACCGTCCACAGAACAG TGA
- the bcam gene encoding basal cell adhesion molecule isoform X4, translating to MDGITFGRASLLCTLLLWAFQVCSGSVTVNVTPKVEVLKDDTAKLPCTYTVSPSSSNTVVEWYIEEQGTRKRVAFTQGGQGKSDDGTVLTGRVTIGQDFTLTISSVQTSDELVFFCQVTAGPAGVGDAATMLKVFFAPEKPELTKPSSQAITAGETTSSEIGTCVTKNGHPQPRIIWFKDDKPLPEVKDRKEKTYMIPSVVKEASGLSTVKSTLYMQPTKADKDSVFQCTVEYSMPGNQNPKKVSNTITINLNYPSEKATFSLLNTSPVKEGDTVTMKCETDGNPQPEFDFTKDEKDTNGQGGVLLLKSVKRTDSGVYTCRATDFDNLEADLSGTITLTVNYIDPVSISPAQPQVVMLGDKVEWQCKTKASAGHTVQWKKGSEVLSQDGMLSIQDVSYDKAGEYMCVGAVPSVPGLIAQASVNLTVKGKPMIETPAVGEVGKEGDMVTLKCSAYGYPAPQFTWKPSGKESVSVEGNKVVSTMTLQATAAVMKDGATCEVSNQHGTDTKTVMVSLKRVDNMADRADKQQGGSSGVVIAVVVCVLLLLLMVALIYFLNKKSKLPCSKKDKKEVASGEVNNDIVVEMKTDKANEEAGLLNKRPSTEQ from the exons TTTGTAGTGGTTCTGTGACCGTGAATGTGACTCCTAAAGTGGAGGTGTTGAAAGATGATACTGCCAAACTGCCCTGCACATATACCGTCTCACCATCATCAAGCAACACTGTTGTTGAGTGGTACATT GAGGAGCAGGGAACCAGGAAGCGTGTGGCTTTTACCCAGGGTGGTCAGGGAAAAAGCGATGACGGCACCGTTCTGACCGGGCGGGTCACTATCGGACAGGACTTCACCTTGACCATCTCCTCGGTTCAAACCTCCGATGAGCTCGTCTTCTTCTGCCAGGTCACCGCTGGCCCGGCTGGGGTTGGAGATGCCGCCACGATGCTCAAAGTCTTCT TTGCTCCAGAGAAGCCAGAGCTCACCAAGCCGTCAAGTCAGGCTATTACGGCAGGAGAGACTACCAGCTCTGAG attggtACCTGTGTGACGAAGAACGGACATCCCCAGCCAAGAATTATCTGGTTTAAAGATGACAAGCCCCTACCTGAGGTCAAGGACAGGAAAGAGA AGACCTACATGATTCCCTCGGTGGTGAAGGAGGCCTCCGGTCTCTCTACCGTCAAGAGCACATTATACATGCAGCCCACCAAGGCAGACAAGGACTCTGTGTTCCAGTGCACCGTGGAGTACAGCATGCCAGGAAACCAGAACCCAAAGAAGGTGTCCAACACCATCACCATCAACCTCAACT ATCCGTCTGAGAAAGCGACTTTTTCTCTACTCAACACTAGTCCAGTCAAAGAGGGCGATACTGTTACCATGAAGTGTGAGACTGATGGAAACCCTCAGCCCGAGTTTGACTTTACTAAAGAT GAAAAAGACACCAATGGTCAGGGTGGTGTCCTGCTGCTGAAGTCTGTCAAGCGCACAGATAGTGGTGTGTACACGTGCAGAGCCACAGACTTCGATAACCTGGAGGCTGACCTGAGTGGAACGATCACCCTCACTGTCAACT ATATCGACCCAGTGAGCATCAGCCCTGCCCAACCTCAAGTCGTCATGCTTGGAGACAAAGTGGAGTGGCAGTGTAAAACCAAGGCCTCTGCTGGACACACTGTTCAGTGGAAAAAG GGCTCTGAGGTGCTCTCACAGGACGGCATGCTGTCAATACAAGATGTTTCCTATGATAAAGCTGGAGAGTACATGTGTGTTGGAGCTGTGCCATCTGTGCCAGGACTAATAGCCCAGGCCAGCGTGAACCTCACTGTCAAAG GAAAGCCGATGATTGAGACTCCTGCCGTTGGAGAGGTGGGGAAGGAAGGAGACATGGTGACTCTGAAGTGCTCGGCCTACGGCTATCCTGCCCCTCAGTTCACCTGGAAGCCCTCAGGAAAAGAG TCAGTGTCAGTGGAAGGGAACAAGGTTGTGAGCACCATGACCCTACAAGCCACGGCCGCGGTCATGAAGGACGGGGCGACCTGCGAGGTCTCCAACCAGCACGGAACAGATACCAAGACCGTCATGGTATCTCTCAAAAGAG TTGACAACATGGCTGACAGAG CTGACAAGCAACAGGGAGGCTCCAGCGGGGTGGTTATAGCCGTGGTGGTGTGCGttctgctgctcctgctgatggTGGCTCTCATCTACTTCCTGAACAAGAAGAGCAAGCTGCCCTGCAGCAAGAAGGACAAGAAGGAAGT GGCCAGTGGTGAGGTGAACAACGACATTGTGGTGGAGATGAAGACAGACAAGGCCAACGAAGAGGCCGGTCTCCTCAACAAGAGACCGTCCACAGAACAG TGA
- the bcam gene encoding basal cell adhesion molecule isoform X3: MDGITFGRASLLCTLLLWAFQVCSGSVTVNVTPKVEVLKDDTAKLPCTYTVSPSSSNTVVEWYIEEQGTRKRVAFTQGGQGKSDDGTVLTGRVTIGQDFTLTISSVQTSDELVFFCQVTAGPAGVGDAATMLKVFFAPEKPELTKPSSQAITAGETTSSEIGTCVTKNGHPQPRIIWFKDDKPLPEVKDRKEKTYMIPSVVKEASGLSTVKSTLYMQPTKADKDSVFQCTVEYSMPGNQNPKKVSNTITINLNYPSEKATFSLLNTSPVKEGDTVTMKCETDGNPQPEFDFTKDEKDTNGQGGVLLLKSVKRTDSGVYTCRATDFDNLEADLSGTITLTVNYIDPVSISPAQPQVVMLGDKVEWQCKTKASAGHTVQWKKGSEVLSQDGMLSIQDVSYDKAGEYMCVGAVPSVPGLIAQASVNLTVKGKPMIETPAVGEVGKEGDMVTLKCSAYGYPAPQFTWKPSGKESVSVEGNKVVSTMTLQATAAVMKDGATCEVSNQHGTDTKTVMVSLKRAVDNMADRADKQQGGSSGVVIAVVVCVLLLLLMVALIYFLNKKSKLPCSKKDKKEVASGEVNNDIVVEMKTDKANEEAGLLNKRPSTEQ, from the exons TTTGTAGTGGTTCTGTGACCGTGAATGTGACTCCTAAAGTGGAGGTGTTGAAAGATGATACTGCCAAACTGCCCTGCACATATACCGTCTCACCATCATCAAGCAACACTGTTGTTGAGTGGTACATT GAGGAGCAGGGAACCAGGAAGCGTGTGGCTTTTACCCAGGGTGGTCAGGGAAAAAGCGATGACGGCACCGTTCTGACCGGGCGGGTCACTATCGGACAGGACTTCACCTTGACCATCTCCTCGGTTCAAACCTCCGATGAGCTCGTCTTCTTCTGCCAGGTCACCGCTGGCCCGGCTGGGGTTGGAGATGCCGCCACGATGCTCAAAGTCTTCT TTGCTCCAGAGAAGCCAGAGCTCACCAAGCCGTCAAGTCAGGCTATTACGGCAGGAGAGACTACCAGCTCTGAG attggtACCTGTGTGACGAAGAACGGACATCCCCAGCCAAGAATTATCTGGTTTAAAGATGACAAGCCCCTACCTGAGGTCAAGGACAGGAAAGAGA AGACCTACATGATTCCCTCGGTGGTGAAGGAGGCCTCCGGTCTCTCTACCGTCAAGAGCACATTATACATGCAGCCCACCAAGGCAGACAAGGACTCTGTGTTCCAGTGCACCGTGGAGTACAGCATGCCAGGAAACCAGAACCCAAAGAAGGTGTCCAACACCATCACCATCAACCTCAACT ATCCGTCTGAGAAAGCGACTTTTTCTCTACTCAACACTAGTCCAGTCAAAGAGGGCGATACTGTTACCATGAAGTGTGAGACTGATGGAAACCCTCAGCCCGAGTTTGACTTTACTAAAGAT GAAAAAGACACCAATGGTCAGGGTGGTGTCCTGCTGCTGAAGTCTGTCAAGCGCACAGATAGTGGTGTGTACACGTGCAGAGCCACAGACTTCGATAACCTGGAGGCTGACCTGAGTGGAACGATCACCCTCACTGTCAACT ATATCGACCCAGTGAGCATCAGCCCTGCCCAACCTCAAGTCGTCATGCTTGGAGACAAAGTGGAGTGGCAGTGTAAAACCAAGGCCTCTGCTGGACACACTGTTCAGTGGAAAAAG GGCTCTGAGGTGCTCTCACAGGACGGCATGCTGTCAATACAAGATGTTTCCTATGATAAAGCTGGAGAGTACATGTGTGTTGGAGCTGTGCCATCTGTGCCAGGACTAATAGCCCAGGCCAGCGTGAACCTCACTGTCAAAG GAAAGCCGATGATTGAGACTCCTGCCGTTGGAGAGGTGGGGAAGGAAGGAGACATGGTGACTCTGAAGTGCTCGGCCTACGGCTATCCTGCCCCTCAGTTCACCTGGAAGCCCTCAGGAAAAGAG TCAGTGTCAGTGGAAGGGAACAAGGTTGTGAGCACCATGACCCTACAAGCCACGGCCGCGGTCATGAAGGACGGGGCGACCTGCGAGGTCTCCAACCAGCACGGAACAGATACCAAGACCGTCATGGTATCTCTCAAAAGAG CAGTTGACAACATGGCTGACAGAG CTGACAAGCAACAGGGAGGCTCCAGCGGGGTGGTTATAGCCGTGGTGGTGTGCGttctgctgctcctgctgatggTGGCTCTCATCTACTTCCTGAACAAGAAGAGCAAGCTGCCCTGCAGCAAGAAGGACAAGAAGGAAGT GGCCAGTGGTGAGGTGAACAACGACATTGTGGTGGAGATGAAGACAGACAAGGCCAACGAAGAGGCCGGTCTCCTCAACAAGAGACCGTCCACAGAACAG TGA
- the bcam gene encoding basal cell adhesion molecule isoform X1: MDGITFGRASLLCTLLLWAFQVCSGSVTVNVTPKVEVLKDDTAKLPCTYTVSPSSSNTVVEWYIEEQGTRKRVAFTQGGQGKSDDGTVLTGRVTIGQDFTLTISSVQTSDELVFFCQVTAGPAGVGDAATMLKVFFAPEKPELTKPSSQAITAGETTSSEIGTCVTKNGHPQPRIIWFKDDKPLPEVKDRKEKTYMIPSVVKEASGLSTVKSTLYMQPTKADKDSVFQCTVEYSMPGNQNPKKVSNTITINLNYPSEKATFSLLNTSPVKEGDTVTMKCETDGNPQPEFDFTKDEKDTNGQGGVLLLKSVKRTDSGVYTCRATDFDNLEADLSGTITLTVNYIDPVSISPAQPQVVMLGDKVEWQCKTKASAGHTVQWKKGSEVLSQDGMLSIQDVSYDKAGEYMCVGAVPSVPGLIAQASVNLTVKGKPMIETPAVGEVGKEGDMVTLKCSAYGYPAPQFTWKPSGKESVSVEGNKVVSTMTLQATAAVMKDGATCEVSNQHGTDTKTVMVSLKRAVDNMADRVLLSGNPVLTSADKQQGGSSGVVIAVVVCVLLLLLMVALIYFLNKKSKLPCSKKDKKEVASGEVNNDIVVEMKTDKANEEAGLLNKRPSTEQ; this comes from the exons TTTGTAGTGGTTCTGTGACCGTGAATGTGACTCCTAAAGTGGAGGTGTTGAAAGATGATACTGCCAAACTGCCCTGCACATATACCGTCTCACCATCATCAAGCAACACTGTTGTTGAGTGGTACATT GAGGAGCAGGGAACCAGGAAGCGTGTGGCTTTTACCCAGGGTGGTCAGGGAAAAAGCGATGACGGCACCGTTCTGACCGGGCGGGTCACTATCGGACAGGACTTCACCTTGACCATCTCCTCGGTTCAAACCTCCGATGAGCTCGTCTTCTTCTGCCAGGTCACCGCTGGCCCGGCTGGGGTTGGAGATGCCGCCACGATGCTCAAAGTCTTCT TTGCTCCAGAGAAGCCAGAGCTCACCAAGCCGTCAAGTCAGGCTATTACGGCAGGAGAGACTACCAGCTCTGAG attggtACCTGTGTGACGAAGAACGGACATCCCCAGCCAAGAATTATCTGGTTTAAAGATGACAAGCCCCTACCTGAGGTCAAGGACAGGAAAGAGA AGACCTACATGATTCCCTCGGTGGTGAAGGAGGCCTCCGGTCTCTCTACCGTCAAGAGCACATTATACATGCAGCCCACCAAGGCAGACAAGGACTCTGTGTTCCAGTGCACCGTGGAGTACAGCATGCCAGGAAACCAGAACCCAAAGAAGGTGTCCAACACCATCACCATCAACCTCAACT ATCCGTCTGAGAAAGCGACTTTTTCTCTACTCAACACTAGTCCAGTCAAAGAGGGCGATACTGTTACCATGAAGTGTGAGACTGATGGAAACCCTCAGCCCGAGTTTGACTTTACTAAAGAT GAAAAAGACACCAATGGTCAGGGTGGTGTCCTGCTGCTGAAGTCTGTCAAGCGCACAGATAGTGGTGTGTACACGTGCAGAGCCACAGACTTCGATAACCTGGAGGCTGACCTGAGTGGAACGATCACCCTCACTGTCAACT ATATCGACCCAGTGAGCATCAGCCCTGCCCAACCTCAAGTCGTCATGCTTGGAGACAAAGTGGAGTGGCAGTGTAAAACCAAGGCCTCTGCTGGACACACTGTTCAGTGGAAAAAG GGCTCTGAGGTGCTCTCACAGGACGGCATGCTGTCAATACAAGATGTTTCCTATGATAAAGCTGGAGAGTACATGTGTGTTGGAGCTGTGCCATCTGTGCCAGGACTAATAGCCCAGGCCAGCGTGAACCTCACTGTCAAAG GAAAGCCGATGATTGAGACTCCTGCCGTTGGAGAGGTGGGGAAGGAAGGAGACATGGTGACTCTGAAGTGCTCGGCCTACGGCTATCCTGCCCCTCAGTTCACCTGGAAGCCCTCAGGAAAAGAG TCAGTGTCAGTGGAAGGGAACAAGGTTGTGAGCACCATGACCCTACAAGCCACGGCCGCGGTCATGAAGGACGGGGCGACCTGCGAGGTCTCCAACCAGCACGGAACAGATACCAAGACCGTCATGGTATCTCTCAAAAGAG CAGTTGACAACATGGCTGACAGAG TGCTGCTCTCTGGAAACCCTGTGCTTACATCAG CTGACAAGCAACAGGGAGGCTCCAGCGGGGTGGTTATAGCCGTGGTGGTGTGCGttctgctgctcctgctgatggTGGCTCTCATCTACTTCCTGAACAAGAAGAGCAAGCTGCCCTGCAGCAAGAAGGACAAGAAGGAAGT GGCCAGTGGTGAGGTGAACAACGACATTGTGGTGGAGATGAAGACAGACAAGGCCAACGAAGAGGCCGGTCTCCTCAACAAGAGACCGTCCACAGAACAG TGA